In Gossypium raimondii isolate GPD5lz chromosome 12, ASM2569854v1, whole genome shotgun sequence, a single window of DNA contains:
- the LOC105765140 gene encoding 21 kDa protein: MAVSPPFSLAAIFILFLFTTNPNYCQAYRRILSSDTNTEFIKTSCAATTYPDLCFAAFSSYATEIQADPKILATKSLNLTLNTTFSASKNLTELCKTQGIKPTEAAPLHDCVEEISDSVDELTKSIPEMEEIEGKSFAFRMSDIQTWVSAALTDEDTCMDGFSETTMDGDVKASVRIVIEKVAQLTSISLAFINQYARTKK, translated from the coding sequence atggcAGTTAGTCCACCCTTTTCACTAGCAgctattttcatcttatttctCTTTACAACTAACCCAAACTACTGCCAAGCATATAGAAGAATTCTCAGCTCTGACACAAATACAGAGTTCATCAAAACTTCCTGTGCTGCCACCACCTACCCTGACCTCTGTTTCGCCGCCTTTTCTAGCTACGCAACCGAAATCCAAGCCGATCCCAAAATATTAGCTACCAAGTCCCTCAATTTGACACTTAACACCACGTTCTCGGCTTCCAAAAACCTGACGGAGCTCTGCAAAACGCAGGGCATAAAGCCTACTGAGGCTGCGCCTCTTCACGATTGCGTGGAAGAAATAAGTGACTCGGTCGATGAACTAACAAAGTCTATTCCTGAAATGGAAGAGATTGAAGGCAAAAGCTTTGCTTTCAGAATGAGTGATATCCAAACATGGGTTAGTGCAGCTTTGACCGATGAAGATACTTGCATGGATGGTTTCTCCGAGACTACAATGGATGGTGATGTCAAAGCCTCCGTCAGGATTGTAATCGAGAAAGTTGCACAGTTGACAAGCATTTCCTTGGCTTTTATCAACCAGTATGCCCGCACCAAGAAGTGA
- the LOC105762534 gene encoding 21 kDa protein produces MAAAGSYFSITALIILIQLATNLNSCSAATPIRHSGRNTRFIRTSCRTTLQPSLCFVTFSRYATRIGGSPRLLATTALSLAFNTTRFATKSMITLSKRHGLKRREAAALRVCVEELGDSIDELKDSIGKLSRHGAGGSTFRSQMSDIQTWVSAALTDDDTCMDGLSGKSINRKFRSRVRRRVVKVAHLTSIALAFVNRYAATHK; encoded by the coding sequence ATGGCAGCCGCTGGTTCTTACTTCTCAATAACTGCTCTCATCATCCTCATTCAGCTCGCAACGAACCTGAATTCATGTTCAGCTGCGACACCGATCCGTCACAGTGGAAGGAACACTCGGTTTATTAGAACCTCTTGCCGTACTACCCTTCAACCTAGCTTGTGTTTCGTTACCTTCTCTCGATATGCGACCAGAATCGGAGGTAGCCCTAGGTTGTTAGCCACCACAGCCCTCTCCTTGGCATTCAACACCACTCGTTTCGCTACGAAATCAATGATAACCCTCTCCAAACGCCACGGGTTGAAGCGCAGAGAGGCGGCGGCGTTGCGTGTTTGTGTGGAAGAACTAGGGGACTCTATCGATGAGCTGAAAGACTCAATCGGGAAACTAAGTCGGCATGGGGCTGGAGGCAGCACTTTCCGAAGTCAAATGAGTGATATACAGACATGGGTGAGTGCAGCTTTGACTGATGATGATACCTGCATGGATGGCTTGTCTGGGAAATCCATTAACCGTAAATTCAGAAGTAGAGTGAGAAGACGAGTAGTGAAGGTTGCTCATTTGACGAGCATTGCTTTGGCTTTCGTCAACCGCTATGCTGCCACTCATAAATGA